A window of Bacillus toyonensis BCT-7112 genomic DNA:
GAGCATCAAGGAATTGATTATCCGTCAATATTCCGTGCTCTTTATAAAGACACGTTAGCTGGAGAGAAGGTCGAAGGCGGTAGTACGATTACGCAGCAACTTGCTAAAAACGTCTTTTTAACTCGTGAAAAAACATTTACGCGTAAGTTGAAGGAAGTCGCAATCTCCCTTCAATTAGAGCAAAAATATACGAAGCAACAAATTCTTGAAATGTATATGAATCATATTTATTTTGGACATGGAGCTTACGGTATTCAAGCTGCAGCAAAGTTGTATTTTAATAAAAATGTAGAAGATTTAACAGTAGAAGAAGGGGCAATGCTTGCAGGTCTTCCGAAGTCGCCAAACGGATATTCACCGTATTTTTCTCCAGAGAAGAGTAAAGAACGCCGTGATCTAGTATTGTCACTTATGCATAGACAAGGTTATTTGACTGCTGAAGAAAGCGTTCGCTATCAAGGAAAGACAATTGCTCTATATAAAAACTTAGATGAGAATGAACTCGCATATATGCCGTATATTGATATGGTCATAGATGAAGCGGCTCGTTTATACGGATTGTCTCATCAAGAAGTACTTCGCGGAGGATATACGTTTGTCGTATCGATGGATGAAAAGATTCAAAAGGTGGCGTATAACCAGTTTCAAGATGCGCGCAATTTCCCTGGTAAAGAAAATGGGGCGCAAGGTGCATTTTTATTAATGGATAATCGTACGGGCGGGATTAAAGCTGCGATTGGCGGAAGAAAGTATGTCCCGAGAGGATTTAATCGTATTTTTGCAAAAAGGCAACCGGGCTCTGTTCTGAAACCACTTATCGTTTATGCACCAGCATTAGAAACGAAAAAGTATAATCCGTATTCGTTATTAACAAATGACAAAGCTTCTTTTGAAGGTTATGAACCTCGAAATTACAATCGTCAATATACGAAAGAAATGACGATGTATGATGCGATTTTAGATTCAGCAAACGTACCGGCAGTTTCTTTATTAAATGAGTTAGGGGTCGAAGAAGGAAAGCAATATTTAGAGAAAGGAAATGTTCATATTGCAGATACTGGGTTAAGTACAGCGCTTGGTGGGCTGAAAAACGGTGTTTCACCATTTGATCTTGTAAAAATGTATCGTGCATTTTTAGCAAACGGCAATATTATTGAGCCACATGTTATTGATAAAGTGTTAAATAGACACGGCGCAGTCATTGGAGAATCGCCAAAAGTAGAGACGAAAGTCTTCTCGAAACAAACAGCATGGTATATGACGAAAATGTTAGAAGGAGTTGTAAAGGAAGGGACAGCCAAAGTAGGTGTCTATAACGGTGCGTTGGCTGGAAAAACGGGTACCACTTCAATTCCTAATGATGATAATGGAGCAAGGGATATGTGGTTTGTTGGATATACGCCGAATTTAGTGGGAGCAGTTTGGGTCGGCTATGATCACACGGATAAAGAGCACAAATTGCAAGGCGAAAGTGCAGCTGCAACGAAGTTATTTAAGAAAATTTTAACGAAGGCAAATGTAGAACAGAAAGAAAAGTTTATGCAGCCAGAAGGTGTAGAAACGATTGGTGCCCCAATTCGGTTGCGCAAGATTGAAGATGTAAAAATGAAACTATCATTTAGTCCTTTCGGTTTATTTAAAGCAAAATTAAGCTGGACACCACTTCCAGATGAAAGAATTATGTATCGAATTTATAGAGTGGAAAACGGAATTCATACGCATGTGAGTACTGTAACAGGTGTCGGAGAATATGAGGAAAAGTTTATTAACATATTCTCAAAACCGAGTTTTTACGTTGTGCCATTTAACACACAAACGAACCGTGAAGGAGAAAAGTCAAAAGTAGCTAAACCATAGATTTTCTCTGTGTTATAATAAGAATGTTGTGAAAATAGTAAGCGGTTTTACGAATGTTTGTGTCAATTTCATGAACAACGTACATAATGTTATGCAATTTGTTTTTACAAGCTGTATAGTAAAAAAAGATAAATATCGGAATAGAACGTATTTAAAGCAAAAGCATTGGTAGGGAAGGGAGCAAGGGTCTTGGTAAGAACTATAAATGAGACATTTTTAAAAGCATGTAGGGGGGAACGTACAGAGTATGTACCAGCATGGTATATGCGTCAAGCAGGTCGTTCGCAGCCGGAATATAGAAAGATAAAAGAAAAATATTCTTTATTTGAAATTACACACAATCCAGAGTTATGTGCTTACGTTACAAAGTTACCAGTTGATCAATATAACGTAGACGCAGCAATTCTTTATAAAGATATTATGTCACCACTACCTGCAATTGGTGTGGATGTAGAAATTAAATCTGGTATTGGACCAGTAATTGATAATCCAATCCGTTCTTTACAAGACGTAGAAAAACTAGGGGAAATCAATCCAGAAGATGACGTACCGTACATATTAGATACGATTCGTTTATTAACGACAGAAATGTTAGACGTACCGTTAATCGGTTTTTCAGGAGCTCCATTTACGCTAGCGAGCTATATGATTGAAGGCGGTCCATCTCGTAACTACCATAATACGAAAGCGTTTATGTATGCAGAGCCGAAAGCTTGGTTCGCTTTAATGGATAAGCTTGCTGATATGGTTATTACATATTTAAAAGCGCAAATTAACGCAGGAGCAAAAGCAGTTCAAATTTTCGATTCATGGGTTGGAACAGTAAATGTAGTAGATTATCGCGTATTTATTAAACCAGCAATGGAACGTATTTTTGCAGAAGTTCGTACGATGGGTGTACCGATGATTATGCACGGCGTAGGAGCTGCACATTTAGTGAACGAATGGCATGATCTGCCTCTTGATGTAGTCGGTTTAGACTGGCGTTTACCGATTGAAGAAGCGCGTGCACGCGGCGTTTATAAGGCGGTACAAGGTAATATGGATCCTTCGTTCTTACTTGCACCATGGTCTGTTATTGAAGAACATGTAAAAGGTATTTTAGATCAAGGGATGA
This region includes:
- the hemE gene encoding uroporphyrinogen decarboxylase, translating into MVRTINETFLKACRGERTEYVPAWYMRQAGRSQPEYRKIKEKYSLFEITHNPELCAYVTKLPVDQYNVDAAILYKDIMSPLPAIGVDVEIKSGIGPVIDNPIRSLQDVEKLGEINPEDDVPYILDTIRLLTTEMLDVPLIGFSGAPFTLASYMIEGGPSRNYHNTKAFMYAEPKAWFALMDKLADMVITYLKAQINAGAKAVQIFDSWVGTVNVVDYRVFIKPAMERIFAEVRTMGVPMIMHGVGAAHLVNEWHDLPLDVVGLDWRLPIEEARARGVYKAVQGNMDPSFLLAPWSVIEEHVKGILDQGMKQPGYIFNLGHGVFPEVNPDTLKRLTTFIHEYSKEQLAK
- a CDS encoding transglycosylase domain-containing protein, yielding MKKVKWTLLGGLATLVLAIVIYKLIVLAGGYMMDEKQLVFHSSSRIVDQKGKEITKLYVENRDLVPIEQIPKYVQQSFIAVEDSRFYEHQGIDYPSIFRALYKDTLAGEKVEGGSTITQQLAKNVFLTREKTFTRKLKEVAISLQLEQKYTKQQILEMYMNHIYFGHGAYGIQAAAKLYFNKNVEDLTVEEGAMLAGLPKSPNGYSPYFSPEKSKERRDLVLSLMHRQGYLTAEESVRYQGKTIALYKNLDENELAYMPYIDMVIDEAARLYGLSHQEVLRGGYTFVVSMDEKIQKVAYNQFQDARNFPGKENGAQGAFLLMDNRTGGIKAAIGGRKYVPRGFNRIFAKRQPGSVLKPLIVYAPALETKKYNPYSLLTNDKASFEGYEPRNYNRQYTKEMTMYDAILDSANVPAVSLLNELGVEEGKQYLEKGNVHIADTGLSTALGGLKNGVSPFDLVKMYRAFLANGNIIEPHVIDKVLNRHGAVIGESPKVETKVFSKQTAWYMTKMLEGVVKEGTAKVGVYNGALAGKTGTTSIPNDDNGARDMWFVGYTPNLVGAVWVGYDHTDKEHKLQGESAAATKLFKKILTKANVEQKEKFMQPEGVETIGAPIRLRKIEDVKMKLSFSPFGLFKAKLSWTPLPDERIMYRIYRVENGIHTHVSTVTGVGEYEEKFINIFSKPSFYVVPFNTQTNREGEKSKVAKP